A region of the Oscarella lobularis chromosome 17, ooOscLobu1.1, whole genome shotgun sequence genome:
CCTATTCTCTTCTAACAACTATCTGAGGTGATCTCTGTATCGCTAGAATCCTGTGATCGAGAGAAAACTTGATCGATGCGACGGGACCGCTATCCGGGAttcttcgacgaaaaacCGTCTTTTTGAGCGTATTTTCGGCGTGTTTTTACGCTTACCGTATCTTGAATGGATTTATTTCGGGATTGAGGCTTCGCACGGATACTTCGCTATTGCCGGCGCCCACGGAAAAGACCTGTTTCGACGAGGTTTTTAAAATGCGCCGTTTTGCGAGCTAgcgagacgatttttcgcttGCCTGCTtgttcgattcgtcgaagaagacgctaTTCGACTTTCCGACCGGCTCAAAACGCAACGGTTCGCGAGAGAACGTAATGTAatgcgaagaagacgtcgacatcGTTTTCCTTACGGCGACCGTAAGGCCAATTAACATCCAAACCCCAGTACACAAGTAAAATACGCTAGAAAATTTTCTATCTACTTTCTGGCGACAGTAACAAAGAGAGGACTGAAAATGTCAATTTGATTGGACTTGACGAGATTATCGGCTCCCTTACAAAGCATATTGTGAACATCAACAGATCCCTTGGGAGCCAAGCGAATCTTTTCCATGACGTAGAGCAATCCGTGCGTGCAAAGACGACCCAGTTTCGACGCTCGAAATTTGCCGGATTCCGCTTGCAGAGGATGGCTCCACTGAAGCTGACTTTTGCTGCGATAGTCCGCGACTTCGAGAGGATGCAAACCTGATTTTATTAGGCAGGATTCAACGTGCGATGCGGTGTCGAGACGCGTCAACGCGTCTCCTTCCTAAGAAAGGAACattgagaagagaaatttaattaattaattaattaaagatgtttttgttttttttttcttaccaatATTCCCGCTATGATTTGCTTGTGAGATGAGTCGTCTGGACTGTAGTGATCTGTAACGATCCAATCCTGAGATAGGAAGAGTCCGCCTGGCTTTAGGACTCGTTTGATTTCCGTGAACGTTTTGACGCGATCTCTCGAATGGCATATGGCCTCAATAGAATAgatcgcgtcgaaagaaTTGTCGGGAAAAGGCATATTGTTAAAGTCTCCCTATTAATTAGAGAATATAAAATA
Encoded here:
- the LOC136197290 gene encoding uncharacterized protein; the encoded protein is MTSDEKWDTPTLGSILTTKGGSSTPVNESIAKYTKYFDNDGNSLKKEESAEICSRYYELVTDFYEYGWGQSFHFAPMRKGDGLASAQLHHHYLIALKLKLEKGMKVLDVGCGVGGPLRNIAAFSGAHVTGLNISKYQIERARHLTQKAEMNDLCTFVEGDFNNMPFPDNSFDAIYSIEAICHSRDRVKTFTEIKRVLKPGGLFLSQDWIVTDHYSPDDSSHKQIIAGILEGDALTRLDTASHVESCLIKSGLHPLEVADYRSKSQLQWSHPLQAESGKFRASKLGRLCTHGLLYVMEKIRLAPKGSVDVHNMLCKGADNLVKSNQIDIFSPLFVTVARK